The Oryza glaberrima chromosome 9, OglaRS2, whole genome shotgun sequence genome includes a window with the following:
- the LOC127784631 gene encoding uncharacterized protein LOC127784631, whose product MDEMLLDIGAVQPPGIDEEPTSSASAFYRMVDGANESVHDNTMHTSLSAIARLLALKSEYNMSIAHYDDTLQLIHELLPPDSKLAEDFYHSKKLLQGLGMTYIKIDVCYNNCMLYYKENEHKDKCDFCNTPRFEDGQNKVPRKVLRYLPITDRLQRLYAHEETAKAMQSHKQSTCGKLVHPCDGEAWQQFDIDFPTFGRDARNVRLAISTDGFTPFNIGAAPYSCWPVFVSPLNLPPGVLLKSEYIFLSLVISGPEHPGKKLSILMQPLVDDLFKLWEGVETWDASRKERFNMRAAFLWSVHDCPAYGNFAAWSTHGIFGCPTCLCDTQAFRLRNGGKACWFDCHRRFLPRDHEFRFQANAFRKNTVVLDEAPRILKGEEVRDQMYAHVADRNNYGKTHNWTHVNCFWQLPYFHKLLLPHNIDVMHNEKNVAEAIWNTCFDIPDKTKDNVKARQDLVDICSCPSLHLELKGNGKWHKPRAAFCIDKNDKTIILKWFQDLKFPDGYAANIRRGVNLLRRRIFGLKSHDYHIFIERLLPVAFRGFLPENIWVCLAELSFFYRQLCAKELSKDVVHSLEQNVVVLLCKLEKIFPPGFFNLMQHLIVHLPREARLGGPVLARWMYPYERYIGRLRKKVRNKARVEGSIVEAYLVEENTNFLSLYFSHNCMANSSIDSTLRQISYGFPRRITTYGCYDVNGYRFRSEKYESAKSGLSTVNTGVCVSCVDDNNNVIDYFGVIEDIIKITWEGSMNLELVLFDCRWFDPTNSGVRRTENLGLVEVNHTSRLSNFEPFVLASQVTQVYYLPYPCDSRPDLKDWWVVHNVTPHGWLPPSTTNESAPPNDQPQIDTFYQEEGLEGHFVIDLGDDIEIATTYISDEITNEKDLDYLAKCNSPTQGDEELDDEEDDEEDEEEAEPEAIIYDPEDF is encoded by the exons ATGGATGAGATGTTACTTGATATAGGGGCTGTCCAACCACCAGGAATTGATGAAGAGCCAACTTCTTCTGCTAGTGCTTTCTATAGAATGGTGGATGGGGCTAATGAGTCAGTCCATGACAACACAATGCACACTAGCTTATCTGCTATTGCTCGTTTGCTAGCTTTAAAGTCAGAGTACAATATGTCAATCGCACATTATGATGATACTTTGCAACTGATCCATGAACTTCTTCCACCTGATTCTAAGTTGGCAGAGGATTTTTACCATTCTAAGAAACTATTGCAGGGCCTAGgtatgacatatattaaaattgaTGTTTGCTATAATAACTGCATGTTATACTACAAAGAAAATGAGCATAAAGATAAGTGTGACTTTTGTAACACCCCCCGATTTGAGGATGGACAGAATAAGGTCCCACGCAAAGTTTTGCGTTATCTTCCCATCACTGATAGGCTGCAAAGGCTTTATGCACATGAGGAGACCGCAAAGGCTATGCAATCACATAAACAGTCCACATGTGGTAAGCTAGTGCACCCTTGTGATGGTGAAGCATGGCAACAATTTGACATAGATTTTCCAACCTTTGGTAGAGATGCAAGAAATGTGCGACTTGCTATTTCAACTGATGGTTTCACACCTTTCAATATTGGTGCTGCTCCTTATTCTTGTTGGCCAGTCTTTGTTTCTCCACTAAATTTGCCCCCTGGAGTCCTGTTGAAATCAGAATATATATTCCTTTCACTAGTTATATCTGGTCCTGAACATCCAGGAAAGAAGCTATCTATTCTTATGCAACCATTAGTTGATGATCTTTTCAAGTTGTGGGAGGGGGTTGAAACATGGGATGCTTCGCGCAAGGAAAGATTTAACATGAGGGCAGCCTTTTTGTGGTCTGTTCATGATTGTCCTGCATATGGTAATTTTGCTGCATGGAGCACCCATGGTATTTTTGGATGTCCAACATGCCTATGTGATACCCAAGCATTTCGCCTCCGTAATGGTGGCAAAGCATGTTGGTTTGATTGCCATAGGCGTTTTCTACCTAGAGACCATGAGTTCAGATTCCAAGCTAATGCTTTTCGGAAGAACACCGTAGTATTGGATGAAGCACCAAGGATCTTAAAGGGAGAGGAAGTAAGGGACCAAATGTATGCACATGTGGCTGATAGAAATAACTATGGTAAAACTCACAATTGGACCCATGTGAACTGTTTTTGGCAACTACCATACTTTCATAAATTACTCCTCCCACACAACATCGATGTCATGCACAATGAGAAAAATGTAGCTGAAGCTATATGGAACACGTGCTTTGACATACCCGACAAGACAAAAGACAATGTGAAGGCAAGACAAGATTTGGTTGATATTTGCAGCTGCCCCTCATTACACTTGGAATTGAAGGGCAATGGCAAGTGGCACAAGCCGAGGGCAGCATTTTGCATAGATAAGAATGACAAGACTATTATACTCAAATGGTTTCAAGATCTGAAGTTCCCTGATGGGTATGCAGCCAATATTAGAAGAGGGGTCAACCTACTGAGAAGGAGGATATTTGGTCTAAAAAGCCATGACTACCACATTTTTATTGAGCGATTACTTCCGGTAGCTTTTCGTGGATTCCTTCCAGAAAATATATGGGTTTGTTTGGCTGAGCTTAGTTTTTTCTATAGACAGTTGTGTGCTAAAGAACTAAGCAAGGATGTTGTACATTCACTTGAACAAAATGTTGTTGTTCTTTTATGCAAATTAGAGAAGATATTCCCACCAGGGTTTTTCAATCTAATGCAACATCTAATTGTACATCTTCCCCGTGAAGCTCGTCTTGGTGGTCCTGTTCTAGCCCGTTGGATGTATCCATATGAGAG GTACATTGGGAGACTTAGAAAAAAGGTTAGAAATAAAGCTCGTGTTGAGGGATCCATTGTTGAAGCTTATCTAGTGGAGGAAAACACAAATTTCCTCTCACTTTATTTCAGCCACAAT TGCATGGCAAATTCTAGTATTGATAGCACCTTGCGGCAAATTTCTTATGGTTTTCCTAGAAGAATAACCACTTATGGATGCTATGATGTGAATGGATATAGATTTCGTTCAGAGAAGTATGAGAGTGCAAAATCAGGATTAAGTACTGTCAATACTGGTGTTTGTGTGTCTTGCGTTGACGATAATAACAATGTTATTGACTACTTTGGTGTCATCGAGGACATCATCAAAATTACTTGGGAGGGCAGCATGAACCTAGAGTTGGTTTTATTTGATTGCCGCTGGTTTGATCCAACAAATTCTGGTGTTAGGCGAACTGAAAATTTGGGATTGGTTGAAGTTAACCACACATCTAGGCTTTCAAACTTTGAACCATTTGTGCTGGCAAGTCAAGTTACTCAAGTTTATTACTTGCCTTACCCATGTGATTCCAGACCAGATTTAAAAGATTGGTGGGTTGTACATAATGTTACCCCTCATGGTTGGCTTCCTCCTAGTACCACGAATGAGTCTGCTCCTCCTAATGATCAGCCACAAATTGACACATTCTATCAAGAAGAAGGATTGGAAGGTCATTTTGTTATTGATTTAGGGGATGACATTGAAATAGCAACCACTTACATATCTGATGAGATAACTAATGAGAAAGATTTGGACTATCTTGCCAAATGTAACTCTCCAACACAAGGAGATGAAGAGCTggatgatgaggaagatgatgaagaagatgaagaagaagctGAACCTGAAGCCATCATTTATGATCCTGAAGATTTCTGA